A single window of Aspergillus oryzae RIB40 DNA, chromosome 8 DNA harbors:
- a CDS encoding putative endo-1,4-beta-xylanase (beta-1,4-xylanase): MRFQHLTTALAVGVSAHLAQAAGLHDAAVAKGLLYFGTATDNPELTNTSYVTQLNNTGDFGQITPGNSQKWDSTEPSQNEFSFTNGDVIADLADANDQKLRCHNLVWHQQLPNWVSSGSWTNETLTAVLQNHITNVVKHYKGRCYAWDVVNEALADDGSYRDSIWYKTIGEAYIPIAFAAAAAADPDVKLYYNDYSIEWGGAKSTAAQNIVKLIQSYGGKIDGVGLQAHFTVGQTPARKDLASNLKAFTDLGVEVAYTEVDVRMETPATDANLQQQSTEFSNIVGACLDTEGCVGVTIWDWTDKYSWVPSTFPGYGAACPWDENFEKKPAYQGILEVLGGWIALRLLFV, encoded by the exons ATGCGTTTCCAGCATTTGACCACGGCTCTGGCTGTGGGTGTCTCTGCCCATCT TGCTCAAGCAGCTGGCCTGCATGACGCTGCCGTCGCAAAGGGACTGCTCTACTTCGGTACCGCAACCGATAACCCCGAGCTCACCAACACCTCCTATGTCACCCAGCTGAACAACACGGGTGACTTTGGTCAGATCACTCCTGGAAACTCGCAGAAG TGGGACTCAACCGAGCCGTCTCAGAATGAATTCTCCTTCACCAACGGCGACGTCATTGCCGATCTGGCCGACGCCAATGATCAGAAGCTGAGATGCCATAACTTGGTCTGGCACCAGCAGCTGCCTAACTGGG TTTCGAGCGGGTCCTGGACCAACGAAACCCTAACTGCCGTTCTGCAGAACCACATCACAAATGTTGTGAAGCACTACAAGGGACGATGTTACGCATGGGATGTAGTGAACGAGG CCCTGGCCGACGACGGCTCCTACCGCGACTCCATCTGGTACAAAACCATCGGCGAGGCGTACATTCCCATCGCCTTCGcagctgccgctgccgccgaCCCAGACGTGAAGCTGTACTACAACGACTACAGCATCGAGTGGGGCGGTGCCAAGTCCACCGCCGCCCAGAACATCGTCAAGCTAATCCAGTCCTACGGCGGTAAGATCGACGGTGTCGGTCTGCAGGCCCATTTCACCGTCGGCCAAACCCCCGCCCGCAAGGACCTCGCCAGCAACCTGAAGGCTTTCACCGACCTCGGCGTAGAGGTCGCCTACACCGAGGTTGACGTGCGTATGGAGACCCCAGCGACGGACGCCaacctgcagcagcagagcaCCGAATTCTCCAACATCGTCGGTGCTTGTCTCGATACCGAGGGCTGTGTCGGTGTTACCATTTGGGACTGGACCGACAAGTACTCCTGGGTGCCCAGCACGTTCCCAGGCTACGGCGCTGCCTGCCCCTGGGACGAGAACTttgagaagaagcccgcTTACCAGGGCATTTTGGAGGTTTTGGGAG